A part of Solicola gregarius genomic DNA contains:
- a CDS encoding Na+/H+ antiporter NhaC family protein translates to MSSTTELRFRIGISGAFIAPLVFLIGATVHFVFLNAFDMNALTMSALVGLMLAALLAKDYGQFWDSVIGGIATPIAITVTLILFIVGPLASLVEATGVSEGFVWMASELGVGGGAFPAIVFVAACAMSMSTGTSLGTMFTAFPIFYPAGAALDAEPALLAGAILSGALFGDNLAPISDTSIVSATTQRFRTRSGVADVGGVVAARAKYALTAAVASLVLYLLIGTVFLSGGSGDAQTAADASPRGLVMLIPIVALFVVAFWKRDLYLAITVGLIGGTVTALLADLLSPGDIMSANDGVAEGFLIAGVADMLPLIGLSLMVFGMLGVLQAAGVLEVIIRKISASKFASTPAGAEVAIGGGQSIVTMLFAGVVGPSIVTFGPVVDRIGSSVGLHPYRRANVMDCFGMGIACVLPALSAFLFISSDLTEGVDGMPGLAPASIFIGCLYPLLLTAIMVFSVATGWGRTFEGPDGAQVKERPTVPVSAEQSL, encoded by the coding sequence ATGAGTTCCACCACCGAGCTGAGGTTCAGGATCGGCATCAGCGGCGCGTTCATCGCGCCCTTGGTCTTCCTCATCGGCGCCACTGTGCACTTCGTGTTCCTCAACGCGTTCGATATGAACGCCTTAACGATGTCTGCGCTCGTCGGGCTGATGCTCGCAGCGCTCCTTGCGAAGGACTACGGGCAGTTCTGGGACAGCGTGATCGGCGGCATCGCTACGCCCATCGCCATCACGGTGACCTTGATCCTGTTCATCGTCGGCCCGCTCGCCTCCCTGGTGGAGGCAACCGGCGTGTCGGAGGGGTTCGTCTGGATGGCCTCGGAACTCGGCGTGGGCGGCGGGGCGTTCCCGGCGATCGTGTTCGTGGCGGCATGTGCGATGTCGATGTCGACCGGCACCTCCCTGGGCACCATGTTCACGGCGTTCCCGATCTTCTACCCGGCCGGCGCCGCGCTGGACGCCGAGCCGGCGCTGCTCGCCGGCGCGATCCTGTCCGGGGCGCTGTTCGGAGACAATCTCGCGCCGATCTCCGACACGTCGATCGTCTCGGCGACCACGCAGCGCTTTCGTACCCGCTCGGGTGTCGCCGACGTCGGCGGTGTCGTCGCGGCACGGGCGAAGTACGCGCTCACCGCGGCGGTCGCCAGCCTCGTCCTGTACTTGCTGATCGGCACGGTCTTCCTCTCCGGTGGCTCGGGTGACGCGCAGACCGCCGCGGACGCATCGCCTCGTGGCCTGGTGATGCTGATCCCGATCGTGGCGCTGTTCGTCGTTGCGTTCTGGAAGCGCGACCTCTACCTCGCGATCACGGTCGGCCTGATCGGCGGTACGGTCACGGCGCTCCTCGCGGACCTGTTGTCGCCCGGCGACATCATGTCCGCGAATGATGGCGTCGCGGAGGGGTTCCTCATCGCCGGGGTCGCGGACATGCTTCCCCTCATCGGGCTGAGCCTGATGGTCTTCGGCATGCTCGGCGTACTCCAGGCCGCCGGCGTCCTCGAGGTGATCATCCGCAAGATCTCGGCGTCGAAGTTCGCCAGCACGCCGGCCGGCGCAGAGGTGGCGATCGGCGGCGGCCAGTCGATCGTGACGATGCTGTTCGCCGGCGTCGTCGGTCCGTCGATCGTCACGTTCGGGCCGGTCGTCGACCGCATCGGCTCCAGCGTCGGGCTCCATCCGTACCGCCGGGCGAACGTGATGGACTGCTTCGGGATGGGCATCGCCTGTGTGCTTCCCGCACTCAGCGCGTTCCTGTTCATCAGCAGCGATCTCACCGAGGGGGTCGACGGGATGCCCGGCCTGGCGCCTGCGTCGATCTTCATCGGATGCCTTTACCCGCTGCTGCTCACGGCGATCATGGTGTTCTCGGTGGCGACCGGTTGGGGGCGTACGTTCGAGGGTCCCGACGGCGCCCAGGTCAAGGAACGTCCCACCGTGCCCGTGTCCGCCGAACAGTCGCTGTGA
- a CDS encoding thiamine pyrophosphate-binding protein: MDVAEAVGRALAAAGVEQAFGVVGSGNFAVTNAIVAGGATFVAARHEGGAATMADAYARTSGQVAAVTVHQGCGLTNALTGITEAAKSRTPLVVVAAEATAPRSNFYVDQPALAAAVGARSMRIDDAATAADTAVRAVATALHERRTVLLNLPLGVQTEAAPDRPAPPLPSAPAPVAPDAADVRRLADALQRAERPVFIAGRGARSDAARTALESLAEACGALLATSAVAKGLFRNHPWALDVSGGFASPLAAELITGADLVVGWGTALNMWTTRHGRLIGDDAFLVQVDDDPDALGAHREIGLGVVGDVAATAATVSEQLAGPPRDGYRSDDVGAALAERGDWLHTAYDDSGTDERIDPRTLTAALDAMLPAERVVGVDSGNFMGYPSMFLRVPDERGFCFTQAYQSIGLGLATAIGAALAQPDRLPVAAVGDGGLLMSAAELETVVRLRLPMVVIAYDDAAYGAEVHHFGPSGADLETVRFPDTDLAAIARGYGYEALTVSRAADLDPVADWLAGPRTSPLLIDAKVTTEQPSWWLEEAFRGH; this comes from the coding sequence ATGGACGTCGCCGAGGCCGTCGGGCGGGCATTGGCCGCAGCAGGGGTCGAGCAGGCGTTCGGGGTAGTCGGCTCGGGCAACTTCGCGGTGACGAACGCGATCGTGGCCGGCGGGGCGACCTTCGTTGCCGCGCGCCACGAGGGCGGCGCCGCAACGATGGCCGACGCGTACGCCCGGACGAGCGGCCAGGTGGCGGCGGTGACCGTCCACCAGGGCTGCGGTCTGACGAATGCGCTGACCGGCATCACCGAGGCCGCGAAGAGTCGCACGCCGCTCGTCGTGGTGGCGGCGGAGGCGACGGCTCCCCGGTCGAACTTCTACGTCGACCAGCCAGCGCTCGCCGCAGCGGTCGGCGCGCGGTCGATGCGCATCGACGATGCCGCGACGGCCGCAGACACGGCCGTACGCGCCGTCGCCACCGCGCTGCACGAGCGACGCACCGTGCTGCTCAATCTGCCGCTCGGCGTACAAACCGAGGCGGCACCAGACCGGCCTGCCCCTCCGCTACCGTCCGCGCCCGCGCCCGTTGCGCCCGACGCCGCGGACGTACGCCGGCTCGCCGATGCGCTCCAGCGGGCGGAGCGTCCGGTCTTCATCGCGGGTCGGGGCGCGCGCAGCGACGCGGCGCGTACGGCCCTCGAGTCGCTGGCAGAGGCGTGTGGCGCGCTTCTCGCGACATCGGCCGTCGCGAAGGGCCTTTTCCGCAACCATCCTTGGGCACTCGACGTCTCCGGTGGCTTCGCGTCGCCGCTCGCCGCCGAGCTGATCACCGGCGCCGATCTGGTGGTCGGCTGGGGTACCGCGCTGAACATGTGGACCACCCGGCACGGGCGGCTGATCGGCGACGACGCGTTCCTGGTCCAGGTCGACGACGACCCCGACGCGCTGGGCGCCCACCGCGAGATCGGACTCGGCGTCGTCGGTGACGTCGCGGCGACCGCCGCAACCGTGAGCGAGCAGCTGGCCGGCCCGCCGCGCGACGGCTACCGGAGCGACGACGTCGGCGCCGCACTCGCCGAGCGAGGCGACTGGCTGCACACCGCGTACGACGACAGCGGCACGGACGAGCGGATCGACCCGCGTACGCTCACCGCGGCCCTCGACGCAATGCTGCCGGCCGAGCGGGTCGTCGGAGTCGACTCGGGCAACTTCATGGGGTATCCGAGCATGTTCCTGCGGGTGCCGGACGAGCGCGGGTTCTGTTTCACCCAGGCATACCAGTCGATCGGCCTCGGCCTGGCGACCGCGATCGGCGCCGCACTCGCACAACCCGACCGGTTGCCGGTCGCCGCCGTCGGCGACGGCGGTCTCCTGATGTCGGCCGCGGAGCTCGAGACGGTCGTACGGCTCCGGCTGCCGATGGTCGTCATCGCGTACGACGATGCGGCGTACGGCGCCGAGGTACACCACTTCGGTCCGTCGGGCGCCGACCTCGAAACGGTGCGGTTCCCCGACACCGACCTCGCCGCGATCGCGCGCGGGTACGGGTACGAGGCGCTCACCGTCAGCCGGGCGGCCGATCTCGACCCGGTCGCCGACTGGCTCGCGGGCCCGCGTACCTCACCTCTGCTGATCGACGCAAAGGTCACCACCGAGCAGCCGTCGTGGTGGCTCGAGGAGGCCTTCCGCGGCCACTGA
- a CDS encoding ABC transporter substrate-binding protein: MIRSRVVRGLALTVAGVLVSALTGCGSSDSDASGSSGPAVEIEHQYGTTEIGDAPERIVSLDQQWTDAFLALGVEPIGYRDDPLMPDSGPPWWDDERSGEPIAVEQGIPVEQIAALEPDLIVGTYSITDQQTYDQLSAIAPTIASESATQVQSWSEVTTTAGKILDEPEKAEDVVASVESDIERTAHDLPGLENKTFVLAQYVVGDGMYVVTDPDDGSSKLFEDLGMQLLPAAVSEGEKSDLARAQVSTERVDLLDADFLAFLVNGGDESDLDDIPGFDKLPSVRAGSAAVLDYGTVVGVNTPTPLSIPYVLDELHPYLGRV, encoded by the coding sequence ATGATTCGTTCTCGTGTTGTGCGTGGCCTCGCGCTCACCGTCGCCGGCGTCCTCGTTTCAGCCCTCACCGGATGTGGCTCCTCCGACTCCGACGCGTCCGGCTCCTCGGGACCGGCCGTCGAGATCGAGCACCAGTACGGCACGACCGAGATCGGCGACGCACCCGAGAGGATCGTTTCGCTCGACCAGCAGTGGACCGATGCGTTCCTCGCTCTCGGTGTGGAGCCGATCGGATACCGCGACGACCCACTGATGCCCGACAGCGGGCCACCGTGGTGGGACGACGAGCGCTCCGGCGAGCCGATCGCGGTCGAGCAGGGGATCCCGGTCGAGCAGATCGCGGCGCTCGAACCCGACCTGATCGTCGGCACGTACTCCATCACCGACCAGCAGACGTACGACCAGCTGTCCGCGATCGCTCCGACGATCGCCTCCGAGTCGGCGACCCAGGTGCAGAGCTGGTCGGAGGTCACCACGACGGCCGGCAAGATCCTCGACGAGCCAGAGAAGGCCGAGGACGTGGTCGCGTCGGTGGAATCCGACATCGAACGCACGGCGCACGACCTGCCCGGGCTCGAGAACAAGACGTTCGTCCTCGCGCAGTACGTGGTCGGCGACGGGATGTACGTCGTGACCGACCCCGATGACGGCTCCAGCAAGCTGTTCGAGGACCTCGGCATGCAGCTCCTTCCCGCGGCCGTGTCGGAGGGCGAGAAGTCCGATCTGGCGCGTGCCCAGGTGAGTACGGAGCGCGTCGACCTGTTGGACGCCGACTTCCTGGCATTCCTGGTCAACGGCGGCGACGAGAGCGATCTCGACGACATACCGGGGTTCGACAAGCTGCCGTCGGTACGCGCCGGCTCGGCGGCGGTGCTCGACTACGGCACGGTCGTCGGCGTGAACACGCCGACCCCGCTGTCGATCCCGTACGTGCTCGACGAGCTCCATCCCTATCTAGGTCGCGTCTGA
- the ndk gene encoding nucleoside-diphosphate kinase encodes MSERTLVLLKPDAVRRGLVGELIGRYETKGLSIIAMDLRTIDGELADRHYAEHVERDFYPPLRAFVTSGPMLAMVLEGDAAIDVVRTLNGATDGRKAAPGSIRGDLSLSNRENLVHGSDSADSAKREIALWFPDL; translated from the coding sequence ATGTCAGAACGCACACTCGTCCTGCTCAAGCCCGACGCCGTACGCCGTGGACTCGTCGGCGAGCTCATCGGCCGCTACGAGACGAAGGGGTTGTCGATCATTGCGATGGATCTGCGCACGATCGACGGCGAACTCGCCGACCGGCACTATGCGGAGCACGTCGAGCGCGACTTCTACCCGCCACTTCGCGCGTTCGTGACCTCGGGCCCGATGCTCGCGATGGTGCTCGAGGGTGACGCGGCGATCGATGTCGTACGCACCCTCAACGGCGCGACCGACGGGCGCAAGGCGGCACCGGGTTCGATCCGCGGCGACCTCAGCCTGTCGAACCGCGAGAACCTCGTACACGGCTCCGACTCCGCCGACTCCGCCAAGCGCGAGATCGCCCTCTGGTTCCCCGACCTCTGA
- a CDS encoding cyclase family protein, whose product MSVLSDLSAALQSGAVEVVDLTAPLSAQTPVLELPAEFGQTANFELDEISRYDDRGPAWYWNNFRTGEHTGTHFDAPNHWVSGKDLDDVASVPVRRLIGPAAVLDFTAEAAADPDFLVELDHIRAWEDKHGDLPDGGWLLVRTGWDARAHSQEQMTNADASGPHTPGLSVEAARWVADESPVVGMGVETVGTDAGAAAGFDPMFPCHSMLMGNDKYGLTQLQNLAHLPATGAIVIAGPLPIVTGSGSPARVVALVER is encoded by the coding sequence ATGTCCGTCCTGTCCGATCTGAGTGCCGCACTTCAGTCGGGAGCCGTCGAGGTGGTCGACCTCACCGCTCCCCTGTCGGCACAGACCCCCGTACTCGAACTGCCCGCGGAGTTCGGCCAGACGGCCAACTTCGAGCTCGACGAGATCAGTCGGTACGACGACCGGGGCCCGGCGTGGTACTGGAACAACTTCCGTACCGGCGAGCACACCGGCACCCACTTCGACGCACCGAACCACTGGGTGAGCGGCAAGGATCTCGATGACGTCGCGTCCGTTCCGGTGCGGCGGCTGATCGGTCCGGCGGCCGTACTCGACTTCACGGCGGAGGCCGCCGCCGACCCCGACTTCCTGGTCGAGCTCGACCACATCCGCGCCTGGGAGGACAAGCATGGAGACCTGCCCGACGGCGGTTGGCTGCTCGTGCGTACGGGCTGGGACGCTCGCGCACACTCCCAGGAGCAGATGACGAACGCCGACGCGTCCGGTCCGCACACACCCGGGCTGTCGGTCGAGGCGGCGCGCTGGGTCGCCGACGAGTCGCCGGTCGTCGGCATGGGCGTCGAAACGGTGGGTACCGACGCCGGAGCGGCGGCCGGCTTCGATCCGATGTTCCCGTGCCACTCGATGCTCATGGGCAACGACAAGTACGGGCTGACGCAGCTGCAGAACCTCGCGCACCTACCGGCGACCGGCGCGATCGTGATCGCCGGACCGCTGCCGATCGTGACGGGCTCGGGTTCCCCGGCCCGCGTCGTCGCACTCGTCGAACGCTGA
- a CDS encoding DUF4233 domain-containing protein, with amino-acid sequence MRGMCAAMLFFEAIVLGLATPVMIAVEDVDTGVALAVGLGLAVLALLIAGMLRWPWAYNLGHALQVAAIALGVLVPIMYFVGAMFAALWAGAFLLGRKIEADKTARAA; translated from the coding sequence ATGCGAGGCATGTGTGCGGCGATGCTGTTCTTCGAGGCGATCGTTCTCGGCCTCGCGACGCCGGTGATGATCGCGGTCGAGGACGTCGACACCGGTGTCGCCCTCGCGGTCGGTCTCGGCCTGGCGGTGCTCGCGCTGCTGATCGCCGGCATGCTGCGCTGGCCGTGGGCGTACAACCTCGGGCATGCGCTGCAGGTGGCCGCCATCGCGCTCGGGGTGCTGGTCCCGATCATGTACTTCGTCGGCGCGATGTTCGCGGCATTGTGGGCGGGCGCGTTCCTGCTGGGTCGCAAGATCGAAGCCGACAAGACCGCGAGAGCCGCGTAG
- a CDS encoding bifunctional folylpolyglutamate synthase/dihydrofolate synthase, with the protein MRPTYADVEHALLGRWPETKLEPSLTRIQALCDLLGDPQRSYPVIQLTGTNGKTSTSRMIDSLLRALDLRTGRFTSPHLESMRERICIDGEPLSEDLFVDAFADVAAYAQVIDDSSEHPLSFFEMIVAMAYAGFADAPVEVAIVEVGMGGTWDATSVADAQVAVVTPIDVDHSRYLGDTAGEIAVEKAGIIKPRTHAVLADQTAEAADVLLERVASVGATVVREGVDFGVTDRTVAVGGQLLTIAGVARTYDEIFLPLHGAYQAHNAACAVAAVEGFLGGKELDPQLVREAFEASTSPGRLEVLRRSPTVLLDAAHNPHGVRATVEAVQESFALSPLIGVVGVMADKDVDEILDVLEPALAQIVCTQNTTDRAMPATELGDIAEGIFGADRVQVVPRLDDAIDRGVELAEFGGVLITGSVVTAGQARLLLGGGTEDVA; encoded by the coding sequence ATGAGACCCACGTACGCCGACGTCGAGCACGCGTTGCTCGGCCGCTGGCCGGAGACCAAGCTCGAGCCCTCGCTCACCCGGATCCAGGCGCTGTGCGATCTGCTCGGTGATCCGCAACGCTCGTACCCGGTCATCCAGCTCACCGGTACGAACGGCAAGACCTCGACGAGCCGGATGATCGACAGCCTGCTGCGGGCACTCGACCTGCGCACCGGCCGGTTCACCAGCCCGCATCTGGAGTCGATGCGCGAGCGGATCTGTATCGACGGTGAGCCGCTCAGCGAAGACCTGTTCGTCGACGCGTTCGCCGACGTCGCCGCGTACGCACAGGTGATCGACGACTCCTCCGAGCACCCGCTCTCGTTCTTCGAGATGATCGTCGCGATGGCGTACGCCGGGTTCGCGGATGCGCCCGTGGAGGTCGCCATCGTGGAGGTCGGCATGGGCGGCACCTGGGACGCGACGAGCGTCGCCGACGCCCAGGTCGCCGTGGTGACGCCGATCGACGTCGACCACAGCCGGTATCTCGGTGACACTGCCGGCGAGATCGCCGTCGAGAAGGCCGGAATCATCAAGCCGCGTACGCACGCGGTGCTCGCCGACCAGACCGCCGAGGCGGCCGATGTGCTGCTGGAGCGCGTGGCCTCGGTCGGCGCAACGGTCGTGCGCGAGGGCGTCGACTTCGGCGTCACCGACCGGACGGTCGCGGTCGGCGGCCAGCTGTTGACCATCGCGGGCGTGGCGCGTACGTACGACGAGATCTTCCTGCCCCTGCACGGCGCGTACCAGGCGCACAACGCCGCCTGTGCGGTCGCCGCGGTGGAGGGGTTCCTCGGGGGCAAGGAGCTCGATCCGCAGCTCGTCCGCGAGGCGTTCGAGGCATCGACGTCTCCGGGCCGGCTCGAGGTGCTACGCCGTAGCCCGACGGTGCTGCTCGACGCCGCGCACAATCCGCATGGTGTTCGGGCGACCGTCGAGGCCGTGCAGGAGTCGTTCGCGCTGAGCCCGTTGATCGGCGTCGTCGGCGTGATGGCCGACAAGGACGTCGACGAGATCCTCGATGTGCTCGAGCCCGCTCTGGCGCAGATCGTGTGCACGCAGAACACCACTGACCGGGCGATGCCGGCCACCGAGCTGGGCGATATCGCGGAGGGCATCTTCGGTGCCGATCGCGTGCAGGTGGTGCCTCGGCTCGACGATGCGATCGACCGGGGGGTCGAGCTGGCCGAGTTCGGCGGCGTACTCATCACCGGATCGGTCGTGACGGCCGGACAGGCGCGGCTGCTGCTCGGCGGCGGCACGGAGGATGTCGCCTGA
- a CDS encoding helix-turn-helix transcriptional regulator, which produces MTDTSVGVRPLVGRSGELTRLAGLTGVSGGGARGGAVLLAGDAGVGKTRLLGELVERARDADRCVLVGHCLDFGDSALPYLPFTEVFGELAASEPEVIAELAEELPAVRRLLPHQRVMTGEHEDVTHLDRSELFEAVYRALDRLAAARPLLVVVEDVHWADSSTRELLTFLFTRTFAAPVAIVASYRSDDLHRRHPLRRLVAEWSRLAGVTRFNLTGLGDADVRSLVRTLHPDPMPESDVNTIIARAEGNAFFTEELVGAAEFGRGTMPDDLAELMLIRLDRLDDDARTAVRASAGAGRRVSYALLSRVTDLEPERLDVALRQAVEHNVLVQAGDGYAFRHALLGEAVYEDLLPGERVRLHARYAEALRSREVGGTAADLARHARAAHDVETALRASIEAGDDAMSVGGPEEAAQHYETALELLAHLDESTLDSALDVDPVDLTVKAGDAITVAGSPHRAVGVVREQLLQRDSTLEESDRVRLLVALVRAAFVSETDVDVLPLTTEALSLVSTEPTPLRAQVLGVHALANVERQRDDEAVRWAEEAIRIGNELGLPQVVADARTTIGRLDARIGDPESSKRTLRSVIEHARETDNLVGEMKGLHQLGSVHHEAGEFDDALATYIAAYETARDAGRPWAPYGFDGRVLAALTAYIAGDWDHVKRITDVRGESPPPLAEANLAAIGMLVAAGRGHAKALDLSPSIRPWWFRDGMIAVQCGGAEIDLQGDRGDVDAAIETYEDIAKAVTSLQWVWFPARVRLSALLLGQLANHASGMPEGERQKTDSRIDQLIASADDVMRESRERRRPMGPEGMAWHARVQAEALRLRWLLGVDPPAEDELVASWEAAVASFEEFGHVFELARSRTRLASVLRAVGRRTDARQLADAARDVATALRAEPLLVELRAIGSTGHRGPSTDVTLTPREQEILALVAQGRSNAEIGRQLYISAKTVSVHVSNILSKLGASSRTEAAALARTQGLLP; this is translated from the coding sequence GTGACTGATACCTCCGTCGGCGTACGCCCTCTCGTCGGCCGCAGCGGTGAGCTCACTCGGCTCGCCGGTCTCACGGGTGTTTCCGGCGGCGGCGCGCGCGGCGGAGCCGTTCTGCTGGCCGGCGACGCCGGCGTGGGCAAGACCCGGCTCCTCGGCGAGCTCGTCGAGCGCGCCCGTGACGCCGACCGCTGCGTACTCGTCGGGCACTGCCTCGACTTCGGCGACAGCGCACTGCCGTACCTTCCGTTCACCGAGGTGTTCGGCGAGCTCGCCGCGAGCGAGCCCGAGGTGATCGCCGAGCTCGCCGAGGAGCTGCCCGCCGTACGCCGGCTGCTGCCGCATCAGCGGGTGATGACCGGCGAGCACGAGGACGTCACCCATCTCGACCGCAGCGAGCTGTTCGAGGCGGTCTATCGGGCGCTCGACCGCCTCGCCGCGGCGCGCCCCCTGCTGGTCGTGGTCGAAGACGTGCACTGGGCCGACTCGTCGACCCGCGAGCTGCTCACCTTCCTGTTCACGCGCACGTTCGCAGCGCCGGTCGCGATCGTCGCGTCGTACCGCAGCGACGATCTGCACCGGCGCCATCCGCTCCGCCGGCTGGTCGCCGAATGGTCGCGCCTCGCCGGCGTCACCCGGTTCAACCTCACGGGTCTCGGCGACGCCGACGTGCGCTCGCTCGTCCGTACGCTGCACCCCGACCCGATGCCCGAGTCGGACGTCAACACCATCATCGCCAGAGCCGAGGGCAACGCGTTCTTCACCGAAGAGCTCGTCGGTGCCGCCGAGTTCGGCCGCGGCACGATGCCCGACGACCTTGCGGAGCTGATGCTGATCCGCCTCGACCGCCTCGACGACGATGCGCGTACGGCGGTGCGCGCATCGGCCGGGGCGGGCAGGCGCGTCTCGTACGCCTTGCTCTCGCGGGTGACCGACCTGGAGCCCGAGCGGCTCGACGTCGCGCTTCGCCAGGCGGTCGAGCACAACGTGCTCGTGCAGGCGGGCGACGGATACGCGTTCCGGCATGCCCTGCTCGGCGAGGCCGTCTACGAAGACCTGCTTCCGGGCGAGCGCGTACGCCTGCACGCCCGGTACGCGGAGGCGCTGCGAAGCCGCGAGGTCGGCGGCACGGCGGCCGACCTCGCCCGCCACGCGCGAGCGGCCCACGACGTCGAGACCGCCCTGCGCGCCAGCATCGAGGCGGGCGACGACGCCATGTCGGTCGGTGGGCCGGAGGAGGCCGCTCAGCACTACGAGACCGCGCTCGAGCTCCTCGCGCACCTCGACGAGTCCACCCTCGACTCCGCGCTCGACGTCGACCCGGTCGACCTGACGGTCAAGGCGGGCGACGCGATCACGGTGGCCGGCAGCCCGCATCGCGCGGTCGGGGTCGTACGCGAGCAGCTGCTCCAACGCGACTCCACCCTCGAGGAGTCCGACCGCGTGCGCTTGCTCGTCGCGCTGGTGCGGGCGGCGTTCGTCAGCGAGACCGATGTCGACGTCCTGCCGTTGACCACCGAGGCGCTGTCCCTCGTGTCGACGGAGCCGACGCCGCTGCGGGCGCAGGTGCTCGGAGTCCATGCCCTCGCCAACGTCGAGCGTCAGCGCGATGACGAGGCGGTTCGCTGGGCCGAGGAGGCGATCCGGATCGGCAACGAGCTTGGCCTACCGCAGGTCGTTGCCGATGCTCGGACGACGATCGGACGACTCGATGCGCGCATCGGCGACCCCGAGAGCTCGAAGCGCACGTTGCGCAGTGTGATCGAGCATGCCCGCGAGACCGACAACCTGGTCGGCGAGATGAAGGGGCTGCACCAGCTGGGCAGCGTGCACCATGAGGCGGGTGAGTTCGACGACGCGCTCGCCACGTACATCGCCGCGTACGAGACCGCGCGCGACGCGGGTCGGCCGTGGGCTCCGTACGGATTCGACGGGCGGGTGCTGGCGGCGCTCACGGCGTACATCGCGGGCGACTGGGACCACGTCAAGCGGATCACGGACGTGCGCGGCGAGTCGCCGCCACCGCTCGCCGAGGCGAATCTCGCGGCGATCGGCATGCTCGTGGCGGCGGGGCGCGGCCACGCCAAGGCGCTCGACCTCTCGCCGAGCATCCGGCCCTGGTGGTTCCGCGACGGCATGATCGCCGTGCAGTGCGGTGGTGCCGAGATCGACCTCCAAGGGGACCGCGGCGACGTCGATGCCGCGATCGAGACGTACGAGGACATCGCGAAGGCGGTCACCAGCCTGCAGTGGGTCTGGTTCCCCGCGCGGGTCCGGCTGAGCGCCCTCCTGCTCGGTCAGCTCGCGAACCACGCCTCCGGCATGCCGGAGGGCGAGCGGCAGAAGACGGACAGTCGCATCGACCAGCTGATCGCCTCGGCCGACGACGTGATGCGCGAGTCGCGAGAGCGGCGGCGGCCGATGGGCCCCGAAGGTATGGCGTGGCACGCGCGGGTGCAGGCCGAGGCGTTGCGACTGCGCTGGCTGCTCGGAGTCGACCCGCCAGCCGAGGACGAGCTCGTGGCGTCCTGGGAAGCCGCGGTCGCGTCGTTCGAGGAGTTCGGGCATGTCTTCGAGCTGGCCCGCTCGCGTACCCGGCTGGCGTCGGTGCTCCGTGCCGTCGGGCGGCGTACGGATGCCCGCCAGCTTGCCGACGCCGCCCGTGACGTCGCGACCGCGCTGCGGGCCGAACCGCTGCTCGTCGAGCTCCGCGCGATCGGGTCGACCGGACACCGCGGGCCGTCGACAGACGTCACGCTGACGCCCCGCGAGCAGGAGATCCTCGCGCTCGTCGCGCAGGGCCGCAGCAATGCCGAGATCGGGCGTCAGCTCTACATCAGCGCCAAGACCGTGAGCGTGCACGTGTCGAACATCCTGTCCAAGCTCGGCGCGAGCAGCCGCACCGAGGCGGCGGCACTCGCGCGTACGCAGGGCCTACTGCCCTGA